Proteins encoded together in one Panthera uncia isolate 11264 chromosome A2, Puncia_PCG_1.0, whole genome shotgun sequence window:
- the VMAC gene encoding vimentin-type intermediate filament-associated coiled-coil protein, producing MSAPQPLQIREANAHLAAVHRRAAELEARLDAAERTVSAQAERLARHDQQLRAALEELGRAKDCEIAALQEQLLTSEATVHSLQAALRQRNELIGQLQPRAELLQDICRWRPPVAGLLAALAEAERLGPLPTGDPSHPPPSGPGPGLANSTGDEEDRNHLQPAVFGTTV from the exons ATGTCGGCGCCGCAGCCGCTGCAGATCCGCGAGGCGAACGCACACCTGGCGGCTGTGCACCGGCGCGCGGCGGAGCTGGAGGCGCGGCTGGACGCGGCGGAGCGCACAGTGAGCGCCCAGGCCGAGCGCCTGGCCCGCCACGACCAGCAGCTGCGCGCTGCGCTGGAGGAGCTGGGCCGCGCCAAGGACTG TGAGATTGCCGCTCTCCAGGAGCAGCTGCTGACCTCCGAGGCCACGGTCCACAGCCTGCAGGCCGCCCTGCGCCAGAGGAATGAGCTCATCGGGCAGCTGCAGCCCCGGGCTGAGCTGCTGCAGGACATCTGCCGTTGGCGGCCACCCGTGGCCGGGCTGCTGGCCGCCCTGGCCGAAGCCGAGCGCCTAGGGCCCTTGCCAACTGGAGaccccagccacccaccccccagTGGGCCCGGTCCAGGCCTTGCCAACAGCACTGGGGACGAGGAAGACAGGAACCACCTGCAGCCTGCGGTGTTTGGGACCACCGTGTGA
- the CAPS gene encoding calcyphosin encodes MDAVDATVEKLRAQCLSRGALGIQGLARFFRRLDRDKSRSLDSGELQRGLAELGLVLDAAEAEGVCRRWDRDGSGTLDLEEFLRALRPPMSQAREAVIAAAFAKLDRSGDGVVTVDDLRGVYSGRTHPKVRNGEWTEEEVLRRFLDNFDSSEKDGQVTLAEFQDYYSGVSASVDTDEEFVAMMTSAWQL; translated from the exons ATGGATGCTGTGGACGCCACTGTGGAGAAGCTCCGGGCACAGTGTCTGTCCCGAGGGGCCTTGGGCATCCAGGGCCTGGCTAG GTTTTTCCGCCGCCTGGATCGGGACAAGAGCCGATCCCTGGACTCGGGGGAACTCCAGCGGGGCCTGGCTGAGCTGGGGCTGGTGCTGGACGCAGCTGAGGCGGAGGGTGTGTGCAGGCGCTGGGACCGTGACGGCAGTGGGACGCTGGACCTGGAGGAGTTCCTGAGGGCACTGCGG ccccccatGTCCCAGGCCCGGGAGGCGGTCATCGCAGCTGCGTTTGCCAAGCTGGACCGCAGTGGGGACGGCGTGGTGACCGTGGACGACCTCCGGGGGGTCTACAGTGGCCGCACCCACCCCAAGGTGCGAAATGGGGAGTGGACCGAGGAGGAGGTCCTCCGCCGCTTCCTGGACAACTTCGACTCCTCTGAGAAGGATGGGCAG GTCACTCTGGCTGAATTCCAGGACTACTACAGCGGCGTGAGCGCCTCCGTGGACACAGATGAGGAGTTTGTGGCCATGATGACCAGCGCCTGGCAGCTGTGA